In Sporichthya polymorpha DSM 43042, a genomic segment contains:
- a CDS encoding nucleotidyltransferase family protein — translation MAVAGLVLAAGSGSRLGAPKALVELGGERLVDRAVRVLRDGGCDPLVVVSGAAPFTVAGATVVPNPDWATGMGSSLRVGLGALAATDAAAVVVSLVDQPDIGADVVRRVIDAFAAGASVATATYEGKRRNPVLFARPTWDEVARLAEGDAGARPFLAAHPELITPVACDDLGSPADIDTPADLARARGEADGAPGR, via the coding sequence ATGGCGGTTGCGGGCCTCGTCCTGGCGGCGGGATCCGGCAGCCGTCTCGGCGCCCCGAAGGCGCTTGTCGAGCTCGGGGGAGAGCGGCTCGTCGACCGCGCGGTCCGCGTCCTGCGCGACGGCGGGTGCGACCCGTTGGTCGTCGTCTCCGGCGCCGCGCCGTTCACCGTCGCGGGCGCCACGGTCGTCCCGAACCCGGACTGGGCAACCGGCATGGGCTCGTCCCTGCGCGTCGGGCTCGGCGCGCTGGCGGCGACCGACGCCGCGGCGGTCGTCGTCTCGCTGGTCGACCAGCCCGACATCGGGGCCGACGTGGTCCGGCGGGTGATCGACGCCTTCGCCGCCGGCGCGAGCGTCGCCACCGCCACCTACGAGGGCAAGCGGCGCAACCCCGTCCTGTTCGCCCGGCCGACGTGGGACGAGGTCGCCCGCCTGGCCGAGGGGGACGCCGGCGCCCGGCCGTTCCTGGCCGCGCACCCGGAGCTGATCACCCCCGTCGCCTGCGACGACCTGGGCTCCCCGGCGGACATCGACACCCCGGCCGACCTGGCCCGGGCCCGCGGGGAAGCAGACGGGGCCCCGGGGCGTTAG
- a CDS encoding rhodanese-like domain-containing protein — translation MSLPDTLSPTTLRQKNGSVRLLDVRTPGEFAASRIPGSHNIPLGDLESYADALAKADTELVVVCQSGGRAKLAADALRAKGRSNVSVLDGGLGAWESAGGDTEGGASAWTIERQVRLVAGSLVLTGILASLKYPKAKFLSGAIGGGLTFAALSNTCMMGSLLAKLPFNRAASADIESAIVALNT, via the coding sequence ATGAGCCTGCCCGACACCCTGAGCCCCACCACGCTGCGCCAGAAGAACGGCTCCGTCCGTCTGCTGGACGTCCGCACGCCCGGCGAGTTCGCCGCGTCGCGGATCCCGGGCTCGCACAACATCCCGCTGGGCGACCTCGAGAGCTACGCCGACGCCCTCGCCAAGGCCGACACCGAGCTCGTCGTCGTCTGCCAGTCCGGTGGCCGGGCCAAGCTCGCGGCCGACGCGCTCCGCGCCAAGGGCCGGAGCAACGTCTCCGTCCTCGACGGTGGCCTCGGCGCCTGGGAGTCCGCGGGCGGCGACACCGAGGGCGGCGCGTCCGCGTGGACGATCGAGCGGCAGGTCCGCCTCGTCGCCGGCTCGCTGGTCCTGACCGGCATCCTCGCCAGCCTGAAGTACCCGAAGGCCAAGTTCCTCTCCGGCGCGATCGGCGGCGGTCTCACCTTCGCGGCCCTGTCGAACACCTGCATGATGGGCTCGCTGCTCGCCAAGCTGCCCTTCAACCGGGCCGCCTCGGCCGACATCGAGTCTGCGATCGTGGCGCTCAACACCTAG
- a CDS encoding Gfo/Idh/MocA family protein: MRIGVAGVGRIGALHAQNLVAAIGAANVVIADADPARARATAAGLGVATAADVETLLAARVDGLVVATPTDTHAALVLRAVAAGIPVFCEKPVAPDIASTRAVLAQVQAAGGLVQVGFQRRFDPGYVAAHEAVASGVLGPVHTIVGQTLDPSPPPAAYVAVSGGIFRDCLVHDLDILRWVTGQEAVEVYATGANLGDDYIRAAGDVDAVAVTLTMTDGSLAMLSASRYNRAGYDVRMEVRGHRDSVAVGLEPRTPIRSMEPMTYPSEPAFPGFLERFGAAYAAEMAAFVSLVRSGGASRCTVADALAAFVLAEACEISRRERRPVAVADIEAAGVLPGQQGRVSLEGVA; this comes from the coding sequence GTGCGGATCGGGGTAGCCGGCGTCGGACGCATCGGTGCGTTGCACGCCCAGAATCTGGTCGCCGCGATCGGCGCGGCGAACGTCGTGATCGCCGACGCCGACCCCGCGCGCGCCCGCGCGACCGCGGCCGGCCTCGGTGTCGCGACCGCCGCTGACGTCGAGACCCTTCTCGCCGCCCGGGTCGACGGTTTGGTCGTCGCGACGCCGACCGACACGCACGCCGCGCTGGTGCTGCGCGCGGTCGCGGCCGGGATCCCGGTGTTCTGCGAGAAGCCGGTCGCCCCGGACATCGCCTCGACCCGGGCCGTGCTCGCGCAGGTGCAGGCGGCGGGCGGGCTCGTGCAGGTCGGGTTCCAGCGCCGGTTCGACCCCGGTTACGTGGCGGCGCACGAGGCCGTCGCGTCCGGCGTGCTCGGGCCGGTCCACACGATCGTCGGGCAGACGCTCGACCCGTCGCCCCCGCCCGCGGCCTACGTCGCGGTCTCCGGCGGCATCTTCCGGGACTGCCTGGTGCACGACCTCGACATCCTGCGCTGGGTCACCGGGCAGGAGGCGGTCGAGGTCTACGCGACCGGCGCGAACCTCGGCGACGACTACATCCGCGCCGCCGGCGACGTCGACGCCGTCGCGGTGACGCTGACGATGACCGACGGCTCGCTCGCGATGCTCTCGGCCAGCCGGTACAACCGTGCCGGGTACGACGTCCGCATGGAGGTCCGTGGGCACCGCGACTCGGTGGCCGTCGGCCTGGAGCCGCGGACGCCGATCCGGTCGATGGAGCCGATGACCTACCCGTCGGAGCCCGCGTTCCCAGGGTTCCTGGAGCGCTTCGGCGCCGCCTACGCCGCGGAGATGGCGGCATTCGTCTCGCTCGTCCGCAGCGGGGGAGCGAGCCGGTGCACCGTCGCGGACGCGCTGGCCGCGTTCGTCCTCGCCGAGGCGTGCGAGATCTCCCGTCGGGAGCGTCGGCCGGTGGCCGTTGCCGACATCGAGGCGGCCGGGGTCCTGCCCGGCCAGCAGGGTCGCGTCAGTCTGGAAGGTGTGGCATGA
- a CDS encoding TIM barrel protein, with product MTAPWIHRLAGAPISWGVCEVPGWGHQLPADLVLSEMAAAGLRAAEFGPDGFLPDGGSERAAVLHRFGMSAVGGFVPVVVHAGEVEAADFDPLFGAFTEAGAGVVVFAAVSGQDGYDSRPELDDDAWTLLCMNLDRLAERAAAFGLVGTLHPHVGTLVERPQEIDRVLLGATIGLCLDTGHCLAGGGDPLALAKVATRRIRHVHLKDVDAALAARVRTGELTYTEAVAAGMYRPLGAGDARVADIVATLEAGGYSGWYVLEQDRILPAPRGGEADPMDANLHAAAAIRADVDASLAHLRAALPV from the coding sequence ATGACCGCTCCGTGGATCCACCGGCTGGCGGGGGCCCCGATCTCCTGGGGTGTCTGCGAGGTGCCGGGCTGGGGACATCAGCTCCCGGCCGACCTCGTCCTCTCCGAGATGGCAGCGGCCGGTCTGCGCGCGGCGGAGTTCGGCCCGGACGGCTTTTTGCCTGACGGTGGCTCAGAACGCGCTGCGGTGCTGCACCGGTTCGGCATGAGCGCGGTGGGCGGGTTCGTCCCCGTCGTCGTGCACGCCGGCGAGGTCGAGGCGGCGGACTTCGACCCGCTGTTCGGCGCGTTCACCGAGGCCGGTGCCGGGGTCGTCGTGTTCGCCGCCGTCAGCGGGCAGGACGGGTACGACTCCCGCCCCGAGCTCGACGACGACGCGTGGACGCTGCTCTGCATGAACCTCGACCGGCTCGCCGAGCGCGCCGCGGCGTTCGGCCTCGTCGGCACGCTGCACCCGCACGTCGGCACGCTGGTCGAGCGGCCGCAGGAGATCGACCGCGTTCTGCTCGGCGCGACGATCGGTCTGTGCCTCGACACCGGCCACTGCCTGGCCGGCGGCGGTGACCCGCTCGCCCTGGCGAAGGTCGCGACGCGGCGGATCCGCCACGTGCACCTGAAGGACGTCGACGCCGCCCTGGCCGCGCGCGTCCGTACCGGGGAGCTCACCTACACCGAGGCCGTGGCCGCGGGGATGTACCGCCCGCTCGGCGCCGGCGACGCCCGGGTGGCCGACATCGTCGCGACGCTCGAGGCCGGCGGTTACAGCGGCTGGTACGTCCTCGAGCAGGACCGCATCCTGCCCGCGCCCCGCGGCGGCGAGGCCGATCCGATGGACGCCAACCTGCACGCGGCCGCGGCGATCCGCGCCGACGTCGACGCCAGCCTCGCCCACCTGCGGGCTGCCCTGCCGGTGTGA
- the iolC gene encoding 5-dehydro-2-deoxygluconokinase, translating to MSMPAEVLTIGRLGVDVYPQQVGVGLEDVTSFGKYLGGSAANVAVAAARHGRRAALVSGVGDDPFGRFLRRALAGFGVADDHVATVPGGRTPVTFCEMFPPDDFPLYFYRDDAPDLQISADDAMLAAVRSAALCWTTVTGLSREPSRATTLAALAARERRGHTVLDLDWRPMFWPSPEEAYPWIRAALARSTVAIGNLDECEVATGERNPRAAAEELREAGVRIAVVKMGPAGVLGLDDDGFVEVPPYRVDVLNGLGAGDAFGGAFCHGLLAGWSLERILHFANVAGALVAAQIACSDAMPTTAEVEAHLAARS from the coding sequence ATGAGCATGCCTGCAGAGGTTCTGACGATCGGTCGGCTCGGCGTCGACGTCTACCCGCAGCAGGTGGGCGTCGGGCTGGAGGACGTCACGAGCTTCGGCAAGTACCTCGGCGGGAGCGCGGCCAACGTCGCGGTCGCGGCGGCCCGGCACGGCCGGCGGGCGGCGCTGGTCAGCGGCGTGGGTGACGACCCGTTCGGTCGCTTCCTGCGTCGCGCGCTCGCGGGCTTCGGGGTCGCGGACGACCACGTCGCGACCGTCCCCGGCGGCCGGACGCCGGTGACCTTCTGCGAGATGTTCCCGCCGGACGACTTCCCGCTGTACTTCTACCGGGACGACGCTCCGGACCTGCAGATCTCGGCCGACGACGCGATGCTCGCTGCGGTGCGCAGCGCGGCCCTGTGCTGGACGACCGTGACCGGCCTGTCCCGTGAGCCGAGCCGCGCCACGACGCTGGCGGCCCTGGCGGCGCGGGAACGCCGCGGGCACACCGTCCTCGACCTCGACTGGCGTCCGATGTTCTGGCCCTCGCCCGAGGAGGCGTATCCGTGGATCCGCGCCGCGCTGGCGCGCTCGACCGTCGCGATCGGCAACCTCGACGAGTGTGAGGTCGCGACGGGGGAGCGCAACCCGCGCGCGGCGGCCGAGGAACTGCGCGAGGCCGGGGTCCGTATCGCGGTCGTGAAGATGGGCCCCGCCGGGGTGCTCGGGCTCGACGACGACGGCTTCGTCGAGGTCCCGCCGTACCGGGTCGACGTGCTCAACGGCCTCGGTGCCGGCGACGCGTTCGGCGGGGCGTTCTGCCACGGCCTGCTCGCCGGATGGTCGCTGGAGCGGATCCTGCACTTCGCGAACGTCGCCGGGGCGCTGGTGGCGGCCCAGATCGCGTGCTCCGACGCGATGCCGACCACCGCGGAGGTCGAGGCTCACCTGGCGGCCCGCTCGTGA
- the iolB gene encoding 5-deoxy-glucuronate isomerase, producing the protein MNLHLPAGSTATHPWALEIPSGRPEWTHTSLRILDLPPGGSHRWETGDEEAVVLPLAGSGTVGCDGESFELTGRQSVFERVSDLAYVPRDSAVSVYSIRGGRFAVAGARCERRLAPAYLPAESVPVEVRGAGSATRQVNNFGVPGVLEADRLIACEVLTPGGNWSSFPPHKHDCERPGLESELEEIYYFELSRPGLAYHRVYGTADRPIDVLAEVRDGDVVLVPHGWHGPSIAAPGVDLYYLNVMAGPGPERAWRICDDPAHTWVRGTWLSQECDPRVPMTSAAGRITH; encoded by the coding sequence GTGAACCTGCACCTGCCGGCCGGCTCGACGGCGACCCACCCCTGGGCCCTCGAGATCCCTTCCGGGCGTCCGGAGTGGACGCACACTTCGCTCCGGATCCTCGACCTGCCCCCGGGCGGCTCGCACCGGTGGGAGACCGGGGACGAGGAGGCGGTCGTCCTTCCGCTCGCCGGCTCGGGGACCGTCGGCTGCGACGGGGAGAGCTTTGAACTGACAGGGCGTCAGAGCGTGTTCGAGCGCGTCAGCGACCTGGCGTACGTGCCGCGGGACTCCGCGGTGTCGGTGTACTCGATCCGGGGCGGCCGGTTCGCGGTCGCCGGAGCGCGGTGCGAGCGCCGCCTGGCCCCGGCCTACCTGCCCGCCGAGAGCGTCCCCGTCGAGGTCCGCGGGGCCGGCAGTGCGACGCGGCAGGTCAACAACTTCGGCGTCCCCGGGGTGCTGGAGGCCGACCGACTCATTGCGTGCGAGGTCCTCACGCCCGGTGGGAACTGGTCCTCGTTCCCGCCCCACAAGCACGACTGCGAGCGGCCGGGCCTGGAGTCCGAGCTCGAGGAGATCTACTACTTCGAGCTCTCCCGACCGGGTTTGGCGTATCACCGCGTCTACGGCACCGCGGACCGTCCGATCGACGTCCTCGCCGAGGTCCGCGACGGCGACGTCGTCCTCGTCCCGCACGGGTGGCACGGCCCGTCGATCGCCGCGCCCGGCGTCGACCTGTACTACCTGAACGTCATGGCCGGCCCGGGCCCCGAGCGCGCCTGGCGAATCTGCGACGACCCCGCCCACACCTGGGTCCGCGGCACCTGGCTGTCGCAGGAGTGCGACCCGCGGGTCCCGATGACCTCCGCCGCCGGGCGGATCACCCACTAA
- the iolD gene encoding 3D-(3,5/4)-trihydroxycyclohexane-1,2-dione acylhydrolase (decyclizing), with product MRLTVAQALVRFLAVQYSERDGTRQRLIPGCFGIFGHGNVAGVGQALLENAAQAPTTGEPVLPYHLARNEQAMVHAACGYARMRDRLQTLACTTSIGPGATNMVTGAALATINRLPVLLLPGDVFATRAAGALLQELERPGEPGTSVNDAFRPVSRFFARIERPEQLPQALLGAMRTLTDPAETGAVTLALPQDVQAEAYDWPDELFAERTWLVPRPAPDTTALARAAELLRGARRPLVVAGGGVTYAAAESALRSFAEATGIPVADTHAGKGTLPFDHALSAGPLGATGTPVANSLAAEADVVLGVGTRWSDFTTGSRTVFGPATRFVNLNVAAFDSAKHGALMLTADARAGLEALTAALAGHRAPAEWTARLDRARATWTPVADAALTGNGGSAPVQTAVLGAVNEALNARSGTMVAAAGSMPGQLQMLWRARTPKGYHVEYGYSCMGYEIAGALGVKMAAPERDVVALVGDGSYLMMSQEIVTAVSERIPLTVVLVDNAGFGSIGALSESLGSQRFGTAYRYRNPASGRLDGDHLPVDLATNAASLGAEVFGPKTLDEFRADLDKALASPAVSVVYVQVDPLAPAPSSGCWWDVPVAEVSALESTQAARSAYEGAKKAQRPLL from the coding sequence ATGCGGCTGACGGTGGCCCAGGCGCTGGTGCGATTCCTCGCGGTCCAGTACTCCGAGCGGGACGGGACGCGGCAGCGGCTGATCCCCGGCTGCTTCGGGATCTTCGGCCACGGCAACGTCGCCGGCGTCGGGCAGGCGCTGCTGGAGAACGCGGCCCAGGCGCCGACGACCGGCGAGCCGGTGCTGCCGTACCACCTCGCGCGCAACGAGCAGGCGATGGTCCACGCGGCGTGCGGCTACGCGCGCATGCGCGACCGGCTGCAGACGCTCGCGTGCACCACGAGCATCGGCCCGGGCGCGACGAACATGGTCACCGGCGCCGCCCTCGCGACGATCAACCGGCTCCCGGTCCTGCTGCTCCCCGGCGACGTCTTCGCCACCCGCGCGGCCGGTGCACTGCTGCAGGAGCTCGAGCGGCCCGGCGAGCCCGGGACGAGTGTCAACGACGCCTTCCGGCCGGTGAGCCGGTTCTTCGCGCGCATCGAGCGGCCGGAGCAGCTGCCGCAGGCGCTGCTCGGTGCGATGCGCACGCTGACCGACCCGGCCGAGACCGGCGCCGTCACCCTCGCGCTGCCGCAGGACGTGCAGGCCGAGGCCTACGACTGGCCCGACGAGCTGTTCGCCGAGCGCACGTGGCTGGTCCCGCGTCCGGCGCCGGACACGACCGCGCTCGCCCGCGCCGCCGAGCTCCTGCGCGGCGCCCGGCGACCGCTGGTCGTCGCGGGCGGTGGCGTGACGTACGCGGCCGCGGAGTCGGCGCTGCGTTCGTTCGCCGAGGCGACCGGCATCCCCGTCGCGGACACCCACGCCGGCAAGGGGACGCTGCCGTTCGACCACGCGCTGAGCGCGGGACCGCTGGGCGCCACCGGCACCCCGGTCGCGAACTCGCTCGCCGCCGAGGCGGACGTCGTGCTCGGCGTCGGCACCCGGTGGAGCGATTTCACGACCGGTTCCCGCACGGTGTTCGGGCCGGCGACCCGATTCGTGAACCTCAACGTCGCGGCCTTCGACTCCGCGAAGCACGGCGCGCTGATGCTGACCGCCGACGCCCGCGCCGGGCTGGAGGCCCTCACCGCGGCGCTCGCCGGCCACCGCGCGCCCGCGGAGTGGACCGCCCGGCTCGACCGCGCCCGCGCCACGTGGACGCCGGTCGCCGACGCCGCGCTCACCGGGAACGGGGGATCAGCCCCGGTGCAGACGGCCGTGCTCGGCGCCGTGAACGAGGCTCTGAACGCCCGGAGCGGGACGATGGTCGCGGCCGCCGGCAGCATGCCCGGCCAGCTCCAGATGCTGTGGCGCGCCCGGACGCCGAAGGGCTACCACGTCGAGTACGGGTACTCCTGCATGGGCTACGAGATCGCCGGCGCGCTCGGGGTGAAGATGGCGGCCCCGGAGCGGGACGTCGTCGCCCTGGTCGGCGACGGCTCGTATCTGATGATGAGTCAGGAGATCGTCACCGCGGTCTCGGAACGCATTCCGCTCACGGTCGTCCTCGTCGACAACGCCGGCTTCGGTTCGATCGGCGCGCTCTCGGAGTCCCTCGGCAGTCAGCGGTTCGGCACCGCCTACCGCTATCGCAACCCGGCGTCCGGACGGCTCGACGGCGACCACCTGCCGGTCGACCTCGCCACCAACGCCGCGAGCCTCGGCGCGGAGGTGTTCGGTCCGAAGACCCTCGACGAGTTCCGCGCGGACCTCGACAAGGCTCTCGCCTCACCGGCCGTCAGCGTCGTCTACGTCCAGGTCGACCCGCTCGCGCCGGCCCCGTCCTCGGGCTGCTGGTGGGACGTCCCCGTCGCCGAGGTCTCCGCGCTGGAGAGCACCCAGGCCGCCCGGTCCGCCTACGAGGGCGCGAAGAAGGCCCAGCGCCCCCTGCTCTGA
- a CDS encoding CoA-acylating methylmalonate-semialdehyde dehydrogenase has protein sequence MREIGHWIGGAQTPGASGRRGPVFQPATGEIQASVALADPAEADAAVQAAVKAADGWRETSLVARARILFAFRELLHRNLDAVAEAITDEHGKTLADARGEVTRGLEVVEFACGIPHLLKGEYSDQVSTNVDAYSFRQPLGVCAGITPFNFPAMVPLWMHPIAIAAGNTFVLKPSERDPSASMLVAKLYAEAGLPAGVFNVVHGDKTAVDALLDHPDVAAVSFVGSTPVARYVHGRASAAGKRVQALGGAKNHAVVLPDADLDNAAAELTAAGYGSAGQRCMAISVVVAVGDAADGLVERLAARASAIAVGPGRAAGSEMGPLVTAEAADRVRGYVERTDARVVVDGRAVVVPGHESGFWVGPTLLDGVSPASEAYADEIFGPVLSVVRVGSFEEAVALVNANPYGNGVAIFTGSGAAARRFTREVSVGMVGVNVPIPVPMAFYSFGGWKDSLFGDTHVHGAEGVRFYTRAKAVTSRWPESAASDAALHFPTAR, from the coding sequence GTGCGCGAGATCGGCCATTGGATCGGTGGCGCCCAGACGCCCGGGGCCTCGGGCCGCCGGGGTCCGGTGTTCCAGCCGGCGACGGGGGAGATCCAGGCCTCGGTCGCGCTTGCGGACCCCGCCGAGGCCGACGCGGCCGTCCAGGCGGCGGTCAAGGCCGCCGACGGCTGGCGGGAGACGTCCCTGGTCGCGCGGGCGCGCATCCTGTTCGCGTTCCGGGAGCTGCTGCACCGCAATCTCGACGCCGTCGCCGAGGCGATCACCGACGAGCACGGCAAGACCCTCGCCGACGCCCGGGGCGAGGTGACGCGCGGCCTCGAGGTCGTCGAGTTCGCCTGCGGGATCCCGCACCTGCTCAAGGGCGAGTACTCCGACCAGGTCTCGACCAACGTCGACGCGTACTCGTTCCGCCAGCCCCTCGGCGTCTGCGCCGGGATCACGCCGTTCAACTTCCCGGCGATGGTCCCGCTGTGGATGCACCCGATCGCGATCGCGGCCGGCAACACGTTCGTCCTCAAGCCCAGCGAGCGGGATCCGTCGGCGTCGATGCTCGTCGCGAAGCTCTACGCCGAGGCCGGACTGCCGGCGGGCGTGTTCAACGTCGTCCACGGCGACAAGACCGCGGTCGACGCCCTGCTCGACCACCCGGACGTCGCGGCGGTCTCCTTCGTCGGCTCGACGCCGGTCGCCCGGTACGTGCACGGCCGGGCGAGCGCGGCGGGCAAGCGCGTGCAGGCCCTCGGCGGGGCCAAGAACCACGCTGTGGTGCTGCCCGACGCCGACCTCGACAACGCCGCCGCCGAGCTCACCGCCGCCGGGTACGGGTCGGCCGGCCAGCGCTGCATGGCGATCTCGGTCGTCGTCGCGGTGGGCGACGCCGCCGACGGGCTCGTCGAGCGCCTCGCCGCCCGCGCGTCCGCGATCGCGGTCGGTCCCGGCCGGGCCGCGGGCTCCGAGATGGGCCCGCTGGTGACCGCCGAGGCCGCCGATCGCGTCCGCGGGTACGTGGAACGCACCGACGCCCGGGTCGTCGTCGACGGCCGCGCCGTGGTCGTCCCGGGGCACGAGAGCGGCTTCTGGGTCGGCCCCACACTGCTCGACGGCGTCAGCCCGGCCAGCGAGGCGTACGCGGACGAGATCTTCGGCCCGGTGCTCTCGGTCGTCCGGGTGGGGAGCTTCGAGGAGGCGGTCGCGCTGGTCAACGCGAACCCGTACGGCAACGGCGTCGCGATCTTCACCGGCAGCGGGGCGGCGGCCCGGCGGTTCACCCGTGAGGTCTCGGTCGGGATGGTCGGGGTCAACGTGCCGATCCCGGTGCCGATGGCGTTCTACAGCTTCGGCGGCTGGAAGGACTCGCTGTTCGGCGACACCCACGTGCACGGAGCGGAGGGGGTCCGGTTCTACACACGGGCCAAGGCGGTGACCAGCCGGTGGCCGGAGAGCGCCGCCTCCGACGCTGCGTTGCACTTCCCGACCGCGCGTTAG
- a CDS encoding ROK family protein has product MDDPEQPAGGPGAPGERTLTFDVGGTGLKATVLDGAGVPLVDRVRVRTPYPCPPERLIGTLQDVAEQLPAFDRISVGLPGMIRGGCVLATPHFVTEAGPFTPVRPDLLAAWRNYDAATAIHKAFACPVRVVNDAELAGFGVVTGQGFEVLLALGTGLGAALFDNGRILPKLELSQAPFRRGETYDQQLGDHARRAIGNRSWTRRFDRALARWHAVLWWDRLYVGGGNAKHLVGDLSFEHTRVGNEAGLRGGFQLWQQSWD; this is encoded by the coding sequence GTGGACGATCCGGAGCAACCTGCCGGGGGACCGGGTGCGCCCGGTGAGCGGACCCTCACGTTCGACGTCGGCGGGACCGGTCTCAAGGCCACCGTGCTCGACGGCGCGGGCGTTCCGCTCGTCGACCGCGTGCGCGTCCGCACGCCCTACCCGTGCCCGCCCGAGCGGCTGATCGGCACGCTGCAGGACGTCGCGGAGCAGCTGCCGGCCTTCGACCGGATCTCGGTCGGCCTGCCCGGGATGATCCGCGGCGGGTGCGTGCTCGCCACCCCGCACTTCGTCACCGAGGCCGGCCCGTTCACCCCGGTCCGGCCCGACCTGCTCGCGGCCTGGCGCAACTACGACGCCGCGACCGCGATCCACAAGGCGTTCGCCTGCCCCGTCCGCGTCGTCAACGACGCCGAGCTCGCCGGGTTCGGGGTCGTGACCGGTCAGGGGTTCGAGGTGCTCCTCGCGCTCGGGACGGGCCTCGGCGCGGCGCTGTTCGACAACGGCCGGATCCTGCCCAAACTCGAGCTCTCCCAGGCCCCGTTCCGCCGCGGCGAGACCTACGACCAGCAGCTCGGCGACCACGCCCGCCGGGCCATCGGCAACCGCTCCTGGACCCGCCGCTTCGATCGCGCGCTGGCCCGCTGGCACGCGGTCCTGTGGTGGGACCGGCTCTACGTCGGCGGCGGCAACGCCAAACACCTCGTCGGCGACCTGTCGTTCGAGCACACCCGCGTCGGCAACGAGGCCGGGCTCCGCGGGGGCTTCCAGCTCTGGCAGCAGAGCTGGGACTGA